The nucleotide sequence CCCCGCACAGGTGGCCCGCGAGCTCGCGACCGACGCGACCTGGCGCCGAGTGGTGCTGGACCCGGTGGACGGCTGGCTGCTCGACTACGGCCGCACCCGGTATCGGCCGGGTCCGAGGCTGCGGGACCACCTCCTCGGCGTGGGTCAGAGCTGCCGCGCGCCCACCTGCACGGCGCGCCCGGTCGAGACCGATCACGTGCGCGACTGGGCAAAGGGCGGCGAGACGAGCGCGGAGAACATGGCGGGGCTGTGCCGACGCAGCCATGCCCTGAAGACGCGCGACGGCTTCACGGCGGCCAGCCGTCCGAGCGCTTCGATGGTCTGGACCACACCGGCCGGGACCACCTACGTCCGTCCCCCGGACGACCTTCGCGTCACCGACCACGGCCGCGGCGACCTCAGGGCCTGATCACACCGTCGACCTCGCCGCACGGTGCGGTCACGCGGCCCGCGCCGGCACGACCTGAGCGGCGAGGTGCTCCAGCGCGGCGACCAGCGCGGAGCGAGGCGCCGCCTCGACGAGACTGCGTCCGCTCGCCATGGCGAGGTCGCATGCCTCGCGGTCCTCGGGCAGGCACAGGGCGGGCACGAGCCCGGTGTGCCGGGCGATGAGGTCGACGACCGGCTGCTGCCCGAAGCCTCGGCGGTGGCCCCGCCGGGTTCGGTTGACGACCACGTGCAAGTCCCCGCCGACATGCGTCCGTGCCTCGGGCAGGCCGCGCAGCAGGCGTTGGAGGCCGACGGGGTCGGCGGACCCGAGGGCCACCACGACGTCCGCGGCCTGGAGGGCCGCGAGGGTCGCGCCGTTGCGACGAGGTGCCGCCGTGTCGTACACGATCTCCTCGTCCTGCTCCAGGCAGAAGCCGGCATCCACGACCGTGAGCGGCACCAGCCGACGGGCCACCTCCAGCACCACCTCGAGCGCGGAGGGGCGCAGCTCCGGCCAGCGCTGCGGACGGGGTAGGCCGCTCAGCACGCGCAGCCGGGGAGCGGCCTGCCGGGCGGCACGCGCGAGCGCCGGGGGGTCGAGCTGCCCGGTGTTCGCGGCGCGTACCGCCGCGAGGAGCCCGGACGCCTCGTCGAGCAGACCGAGGAACGCGGCGACCGACGCGCCGTAGGTGTCGGCGTCGACCAGGAGCGTGTCAAGGCCGGAGCGAGCCGCAACGGCGGCGAGGTTGACCGCCATGGTCGTGCGGCCCGGGGCACCTACCGGGCCCCATACCGCGAGGACACGCCCGGGTGGCGCGGCGTCCGGAGCGGGGGCATCGACGGGGGTCGTCAAGGCGACCTCCTCCGCTGGGTCCGGGACGGCGGCGAGGCCACGTGCGGCCGCGGTGCGGACCACATCAGCCCACCGGTCCAAGGGCAGGTCCGCGGACACGACGTCGTCGACGCCGAGCCGGCGTACGCGATGGATCGCGTCCTCGTCGCTCGGACCGACCACCGCCACCACGACGAGACCGCACGCCTGGAGCCGGGCGACCGCCTCGCGGTCGAAGCGGCGCAAGTCCGCGGACACGACGACCAGGTCGGCGGTACGCGCTGACGCCGCCGCGAGCAGGTCGGCGAGGTCGACGCACCGGCGGACCACCCGGGTGCCGCCCGAGCCTCGGTCCAGGGCGCCAACGACGGCTTGCTCCTCGGGCAGGCCCGGGAGGGCGAGCAGGACCGAGACGAGCACGCTCACGCCGAGGCGACGAGGTCGAGCACACCGGCCCGGGAGGCCGCGACGAGGTCGCTCACCTCCCCCGGTGGCACCGCGAGCACGACCCCGACCGAGTCCCCGGTCGGCCCGAAACGGCCACCGTCGGAGACGACGTCGTCCACGGTGGCGCCGGTGAGCACCACGCGGGTGGTTCCCGGCGACGCGGACGTGGTGACCACGGTGACGTACACGTCCACTCGTGCACCGTGGCGAAGGGCGCCCGGGCGGTGGAAGCGTTCGACCGGCACGGTCACCAGGCGCAGGTCGGGCGCCGCCGACGCCTCGGTCACGGCGGCGGCGGGCAGCAGCTCGCCCGCCGTGACGGGCCTCGAGAGCACGTAGCCGACCGGCGAGTCACCCGCGGCGGACAGGTAGGCCGACGCGGAGGACCCGAGCCGGACGTCGTGGCGCACGACATCCCCGGGTCGCAGCGTCGTACCCACGGCGAGGTCCCTCGCCGCCGCCCAGACCGCAGTGGTCCGCGCGGCCGACGCCATCGTGCGGGCCCCGAGGACGACCGCGAGGAGCACGAGCAGCACGCCGGCCACCAGCCGGGCGTCGCGCCAGCGCGGCCGCGCGAGGCGAAGGGCGGGAGGGGACGGCGGCGCCGGTGCCCCGGCCGCCCGACCCACCCCGGACTCGATCGTCGTGCGTGCCATGGAGCCTCCCCGGAGCACTGCGCTGGGGCGAGCATGCCCGAGCCCGGCCGATCAGGGAACGGGGCGTCCACATGCGCAGCCAGGCGTCCACAGACGGTGACCGCCGCGGGACGGCCCCCGGAGCGCTCTGCGACACTGCCCCCGTGCCCGACGAGCCCCGGTTCCTCACCTTGAGTGACGTCGCCGAGGTCCTCAACGTGTCCTCGGCCCAGGTCTACTCGCTGGTCCGCAGCGGCGACCTGCCCTCGATCAAGATCGGCGGTCGGGGGCAGTACCGGGTCGAGCGGGACAAGCTCGAGGCCTACATCCAGCGGCTGTATGCCGAGACGCAGGAGTTCATCTCCACCCATCCGTACACGCGCGACGCGGCCGGGGAGGACGACGGCTCCGAATGAGCCAGACGACGACCGACTCAGACCCCGAGGTGCGTCAGTCGTGCGCAGCCGCGTGCACCGCGCGGATCCCCGCGAAGGCGACGTAAACGCTGGCGGTGCTCGCCTCGCCCGGCTCGCTCGTCGCCAGCTCGAGGTGATCGGCGCCCACCCGCTCGACCCGACCCCAGCGACGCGAGCCGTCCACCGACTCGACGCTGACGTGGGCCCGGTCGCGCGCGAGCGCACGCAGCACGTGCCCCAGTCCCAGGCGGGCAGCGACCAGCCCCTCGCTGCCCGGCTCGGCGGCGCGCCCGGTCAGCCCGTGCACGGCGACCACCGCGGCCAGCGGGACCACGACCTGGGCCTGCTGCCCGGGCGAGAGCAGCACCCAGTCCGCACCGACCCGGGTGAGCGCGCCACGCACATGCGCCCCGGGCAGGTCCAGAGCCACGGTCCGGCCCTGGTTGCCGCGCAGCCGGTCCACGAGCCGCAGCCGCGCCGTCTCACGACGGGTCCGGTCGGCCACCTCCGCCCGCAGGTCCTCCTGCTCGGCCGCGTCCCACTGCGCCTCCAGGTCGTCGAACAGACGCTCCCAGCGCACCGGCGCACCCTACGCGTCAGGGCAGCCGCACGTAGCCGTTGCGGGCCTTGAAGAGGAAGTACTTCTCGAAGCCGAGCTTCATCCAGTGGGCCTGGGGACCAGGGAGCAGGAGGCCGTGCTTGCGGGGTGGGAGCATCCGATCGGCGAGCATGACCACGCCGTTGTTCCCGGCGTCCATGACGCACACAGCGTGGATGTCGCCGAAGGTCTTCTCGACGCTCGGTATCTCCCCGCGCACCTGCGCGGCGATGTTCTTGGCGGCGGTGTGCGCCTGGACCTCGGTCGGGTAGCCGGTCTTCGGGATCCCCACCGGCACCGCGGTCTGCCAAGGCACCTGGACCGCGGCAGCGATGCCGACGACGTAGACGTCGTCGTACTTCTCGCTCTGGTACGTCGGACGGACCGGCAGGTAGCCCTTCTCGTCCGGTGCCAGCGCCTTGGCACCCAGCGTGACCTCCTGGCCGATGAAGGGCGGGATGACCATGGAGTACGCCGACGGAAGGGTCGTGCCGTCGGACAGGACGACGGCGTCCGGAGCGACGTGGTCGATCGCGACCGCAACCCGCGTCTCGATCGCCTCGCGCTTGGTGAACATCCCGAGCAACTTCTCGCCGCGCGGCAGGCCACCGATGCCGAAGTGGCCGAGGAAGGGCTCGGAGCTCACGTACGTCAGCTTGACCCGGTCCTTCAGGCCGGCCTTGCCCAGGCGGTAGGACAGGTTGAAGAGGAACTCGTACGCCGCTCCGAAGCACCCCGCCCCCTGTGACGCGGCCACGACCACGTCACCCGGGTTGTCCAGGAACCGGCGCCACCGTTCGCCTGCCCTGGTGGCGTCAGGCAGCGTCGTGATCGTCACGGCGTTCTCGGCCATCCCCGGGATCGCCGCGACGTTGTTGCGATACCCCGTGGCGATCACCAGGAAGTCGTAGTCGTGCCATGTCCCGGCGCCGTCGAGCACTCCCTTGCGGTCGGGGTCGATGGAGGTCGCCGACGCGTGCACGTACTCGATCCCATGACGCTCGAAGGTGGGGGCCACCGGGAAGGTGATGTCCTGGGCTCGACGCTTGCCGAACGGCAGCCAGATCAGGCTCGGGTTGAACACGAAGGACTCGCTCGGCGACATGACGGTGACGTCGACGTCGCCCCGAAGCTCGTGCTTGACCGCCAGCGCGGCCGTCAGACCACCGAAGTTCGAGCCGAGGACGAGCACCTTCTTGCGCATGGCGAAGCCTCCTCTTGGGATACCCAGGAGGGTATCCGACTCTGCCACGGCGCAGTCAGGGACGAAGGTCCCTGGACGACGACGCGATGATGCTCGCCCTCCTTGCTCTCTCTCACCCGTTTCCGTCTGCTACCCCGACGTCTCACGGGCGAGGGCGGGCGAGGTCGGCAGCCGGCTGGAGGCCCCGAGCGCGGCGAGGACCACCAGGCAGGTCACGGCGAACCCGAACAGCAGCCCGTCCTGCAGCCCGAGGCCACGCGCGGCCGTCACGGTGACGGCCACTCCGACCATCCCCGGGCCCACCGCGGTACCGAGCACGTCCGCCAGCTGGTACTGCGCGAGAGTCGCGACCTCGCGGCCCGGCACCGCCTGGTCGGTGGCGAGGACCCCGATCGCCGGGTAGGTCATCCCCATCCCGAGCCCAGTGAGCGCCCAGGCCGCGAACACGAGCACCGAGGACGACGTCGAGACCGCGACGACGACGCCGAGGACGCCCGCGAGCATGAGCGTCTCGCCCACGGCCGCGACCCGTCGTACCTGCCAGAGCGCCGCCATCCTCGACTGGGCCCAGGTGCCCACCGTCCACGCAAGAACGCCGCACGTCACGACCAGGTCGGCCACCGTCAGGCGCATCCCGACGACACCGGTCAGGAACGCCGGCAGGAAA is from Actinomycetes bacterium and encodes:
- a CDS encoding chromosome partitioning protein, producing MSVLVSVLLALPGLPEEQAVVGALDRGSGGTRVVRRCVDLADLLAAASARTADLVVVSADLRRFDREAVARLQACGLVVVAVVGPSDEDAIHRVRRLGVDDVVSADLPLDRWADVVRTAAARGLAAVPDPAEEVALTTPVDAPAPDAAPPGRVLAVWGPVGAPGRTTMAVNLAAVAARSGLDTLLVDADTYGASVAAFLGLLDEASGLLAAVRAANTGQLDPPALARAARQAAPRLRVLSGLPRPQRWPELRPSALEVVLEVARRLVPLTVVDAGFCLEQDEEIVYDTAAPRRNGATLAALQAADVVVALGSADPVGLQRLLRGLPEARTHVGGDLHVVVNRTRRGHRRGFGQQPVVDLIARHTGLVPALCLPEDREACDLAMASGRSLVEAAPRSALVAALEHLAAQVVPARAA
- a CDS encoding SAF domain-containing protein, yielding MARTTIESGVGRAAGAPAPPSPPALRLARPRWRDARLVAGVLLVLLAVVLGARTMASAARTTAVWAAARDLAVGTTLRPGDVVRHDVRLGSSASAYLSAAGDSPVGYVLSRPVTAGELLPAAAVTEASAAPDLRLVTVPVERFHRPGALRHGARVDVYVTVVTTSASPGTTRVVLTGATVDDVVSDGGRFGPTGDSVGVVLAVPPGEVSDLVAASRAGVLDLVASA
- a CDS encoding helix-turn-helix domain-containing protein, yielding MPDEPRFLTLSDVAEVLNVSSAQVYSLVRSGDLPSIKIGGRGQYRVERDKLEAYIQRLYAETQEFISTHPYTRDAAGEDDGSE
- a CDS encoding FAD-dependent oxidoreductase; the encoded protein is MRKKVLVLGSNFGGLTAALAVKHELRGDVDVTVMSPSESFVFNPSLIWLPFGKRRAQDITFPVAPTFERHGIEYVHASATSIDPDRKGVLDGAGTWHDYDFLVIATGYRNNVAAIPGMAENAVTITTLPDATRAGERWRRFLDNPGDVVVAASQGAGCFGAAYEFLFNLSYRLGKAGLKDRVKLTYVSSEPFLGHFGIGGLPRGEKLLGMFTKREAIETRVAVAIDHVAPDAVVLSDGTTLPSAYSMVIPPFIGQEVTLGAKALAPDEKGYLPVRPTYQSEKYDDVYVVGIAAAVQVPWQTAVPVGIPKTGYPTEVQAHTAAKNIAAQVRGEIPSVEKTFGDIHAVCVMDAGNNGVVMLADRMLPPRKHGLLLPGPQAHWMKLGFEKYFLFKARNGYVRLP